From Symphalangus syndactylus isolate Jambi chromosome 5, NHGRI_mSymSyn1-v2.1_pri, whole genome shotgun sequence:
GAAACTTTCTTATCTTTTGATCTTCAGAGCTTTAAACAGTGCCTGTCACATGGGGGTCTCAAGACATTTATCAATACATGAAAAAAAGATGGAATagtgactttattcttttttgtgttaCCCAGGTAGACAATGAACAACTGAATTTAGAGGACGAAGACACTGAAAGCATTGATGCCACCAAATTGAGCCGTTTCATTGAGATCAACagcctccacatggtgacagagTACAACCCTGCGGTAAACAATACTTCCTGTTCTAGTCCCTTCAGAGCCTGAGTCAAGGAAGGTACTGGTCTTCATAACAGAGGTCTCTTCCTCCCAGAGTTCCAATTCTTCCACCAAtacaatactgtattgtttatgTTACTATCCTTCCTACACCTTTTAAAGATTTAACTTGTTCCTgttaaacaaaaaacagagaaaagttcAATGAACTATCACACTGCTAGTAAGAAAGAGAACCAGAATGCACAGTTAAGGTGACTGactcaaggccaggtgcagtggctcacaactgtaatcccagcactgtgggaggccaaagcgtgaggatcacttgtgcccaggagtttgagaccagcctgggcaacatagcgagacctcgtctctaccaaaaacttttaaaattagccaggtatgatggtgtgtgcctaaaataaaataagagtaaatgaaagacaacaaaattttaaatgaagctCACTGATCACATATTTGGATGTCACGGCAATGTAAAGTTTCTGTAATTGTTTCTAAACAcccatttcattttctgtatgtaCCTCCTTGTAGACCAGTAACAAACAGCTCCTGGTCTGGCAGCAGCTGCAAACTATGCTTTGACTAGCACATGCCTACACCCTCagcatgcctcagccttctctcCTGGTGTCTTCCTCTGGTGTTGCATGCTGCATGCAATCTGGGTAAAGTTGGTGCTCCACCTGTCCTGATCACCAAATGGCCTTCTAACACTCTCTATAGACTATAACAGTCTACAGTATTATCTTATGTGTCCCATTCTTTATTTTCCCTGACATAGATTACAGAATCTTACAGAGTATTAATTTCTAGTGGTCTACATCAGCTCAAAATGCTGTACCTTCTATTCTCCAATACCAGTACTTTACATGCATGGTATGATTTTTGAGAACTTACAGAGCCCTTTCatcctcatttttttcatttaatcctcacattgattttttttgaggtagaagagaggaaattattgtgtccattttatagaggagaacATTCAAGATCCAAGTGATGACATTATTCAAGGTCACATCATGAGTAAATAGAAAAGGCATAATTTAAGGGACAAAATGTAACTGATGCATTAGCACATTTTGCCAACTTCCATTTTACAGTAGAGGAAATGGGAGTTCAGAAAAtttaagtaacttcttcaaaGCCCTATGGCTAGTAATTCGAGCTTCAGAGACAGCCTATGTAGTTGCCCTTGCTTTTTTATGACTGGTTCCTGTGACTGAATCCTGTGGTTGTCTATTGCCCTACACTGCCTTCAACAGAAAACACCCCTTTTCTTGTTGACTAAAATCTGGCCTACCTCTCACACCATCTTTATCTCTGTGGAGTTGGTGACTCTATTTCCACTTCTGCTAAGGCTCCAAACACATATGCCCCTGGGGTATTGGCAGTAATAATCAAAAAGGCGTTCTTCTGCATGTGGGGCCAGAAAAGATGATCTTATGGTCCCTGGGCTATGGCCTCCGTGTTGTGGCATTTTGCAAGCTAGCTAAGGCAGGGAAATGCACTAACCTTCCTGGTTTCTTATGCCTGATCCGTCTCTCATTTCGCAGAGCAGTGACATATCTTTTTTAAGTTCCATATTATTAGTGAAGGCAGATTACATCAAGAGAAAATTCAGTAAGAACTTCTTTAAAGAAGCAAGTTCAATTtgtactgttattttttttatttcctgaaagtaatatttttctcatttggaaaaCTGCCCATTCTACTATAGCTGTTTCTCATCTGCTTCTGGTGCAAAGGTTTGCACCAGTAGCAGCTGGGCAGAAAATCCCAGCCATGCACCTGACCTGCCATGCACTTTTAATGCACACACTCAGTACTTGGCGTCAAGGTGTCTGTTAGGATTAAACTAATCCATTCAGCTATGGTCAATCCCTTCTGCTAAGATAACTGTACCTTTTGACatcttaacttttatttctttactcttCCCAGGAGTTATCCTCCATCTCAGCTTTAGAATAGTGAATGAATGCTCTAAATTTAAGTAGCAGGATTTAGTAAAACAAGAGTAAATCATGTGTCATCCAATCTCCCAAATGAAAAATCTAAAACTTGATTTTAAACTCCATGGAGAAATCTTTAGGAAAGGACCCATTGGGCCCTCCTTGCCTACATATTGTACGCAGCCAAAAGAGCTGGAGAATCTCTACAAAAGTGTGtaaaaaatcaggaagaattCTACCTAGCTGCGCCCTTCCCCGTCCTCCTAAGACTCTGACCAAAGATTTGTTAACCCACCATGTTCTCTCTCTTCCTGTGTACACACTAGTTTTGTAGCAATGCTTTCTGCATTTAGGAGaggttaaaagaaatgaaattgatttGAAATAGACTTGCAGCATTATTTCAGGACAGTGAAATGAAGGGAACCAGTGCCATGGAttcccctctttttcttctcctctctctgacTGGTGGCTGTTCCACTCCTCTAAGTCATTGACAACTTCATGGAAAAATCACCATCTCTAATCAGCAAAATAAGGTCAATGCTTCTGGTCTCCTGAAGAGCTCACCTTCCGCTGACCTTTGGTACATTTGTTCGGCCACATTTGGGATGGAGTTGGTTTATATGGGGTTTTGCTATCCACTGTGCATGAGTCCATCCTCATGATCaagagcatggactctggagACAGACCACCTGGTGTGAATCCCTGTCTGCCATTTATTTGACTCTGGGAGAATTACTTAGTCTAtctatgcctcaatttcctcatttgaaaaactGGGACCTTGAAGATTAAATTACTTATTATTCGTTAAGAGTTGGAGACAGTGCCTTCCACATAATGAACACTCAATAAGTATGAAGTGCTAATATGTActcaaataaagactacattttAAGTGTCTCTGACTAATCTTGCAACAAGAAGGGGGGCTGAAATAAAATGACTAATATGTTACATAGTGTATTAGTTGTCTATTGCTGCAAAACAGATTACCCCAAATCTTAGGAgtttcaaataaaaaacattgaTAATCTCATGCAGTTTCTGCAGGTCATCCAATTTGGGGTGGCTAGGGCTAGGTACTTCTGGTTTGAGGTCTCTTGGGAGGTTGCAGTCATTGatcagggctgcagtcatctgaaggcttgactggagcTGGGGATCTGCTTCCAAGAAGGCTCCCTCACATGGCTGGCAAGTCAATGCTGGCTGTTAGAAGGACTTAGTTCCTTGCCATGCATTTCTCctcagaggactgcttgagtgcCCTACACTGGGGCTGGTATTCCTCAGAGTGAGAGatagagagaagagcagagaccaCAATGTCTTTTAAGACTTCACCTTGGAAGTCACACTCCATCATTTCTGTAACATTGTCTTGGTTACTCAGTTCCACCCCATTCAGTGTGGGAAGGAAGGATCTACACAGTTGCATGAAAAAAAGACGGTAAGACTTAACTGAGAGCCATCTTGGAAGCTAGTTCCATTTATGTTACCAGTGGCCAGCTCACATTTATGTTTCAATCTACCTATTCACTCCTTCCCAGGTACTAAtgcattctttctctctttcactctaCTGTAACACATTTCAACTTGCCAGACTGTGATTGGGCTATTCAACAGTGTAATTCAGATTCATCTCCTCCTGATAATGAACAAGGCCTCCCCAGAGTATGAAGAGAACATGCACAGATACCAGAAGGCAGCCAAGCTCTTCCAGGGGAAGGTAAGGCAAGAATGGGAATATCCTACTGCATACACACCTCCAGGACACTAGGAAAAGGGAGATGGGGCTAGGAAGCAGAGATAAATAAGGAAAACAACTATGGTTAGGAGATAGCAAAGCAAGAAGTAGGACATAATAaatcacattatttgaaattagaGATGTCGTATTTTATCATATTAAAGGCATATGTAATTATATCTTCCTGTAGTGATTAAGTGTGGGTTTTTTCCTGCATTGATTAGTAGAGAGAAAATAGAGATCCAAAGAGACTGAAAGCAAAATCACCTCTAAGTCACCATTTGTTTAATCCTTCCCATAATTTTATAGAGATTTAGACCTCAGGGCTCATTTCTCATATAAAACACCTACCAAGTACCTGGTGCCTACTCAATATACaatgaatatttctttctttccctcccctcctttgTGAAGTTCTGCTTGATATTACTGACATAGTAAAACTGCAACTACTTCAAGGCTATTGTGCCTGACTAGTCACTGTTCTAATGATGAGAACTGTCTGGTAATAAAATAAGCTGCCTTTCTGATGGTTGGTTCTCTAACACTGAAAGTATTTAGTGTTACTGAAAGTAGACAATCATCTGATCAGAATATTATAAAGAAGATTTCTACTTTGGGTTGAAGGCttgatttaataatataaaatagtttacatttatcaagcacttacTATAGGCCAAAagctgaataaaaatattaatgcgTTACCTCATTTAATTTCTCTCACCAAAAGCCCATTTTgccaatgagaaaactgagtttcgGAGAGGCTGAGTAATGTTCCCGAACTCACGTAACTAGAGAGTACCAGAGGCAGAATTTAAAACATGCGCCCTGCTCCTAACCATCAGGCTATACTTCCTTTCTTAGATAATCACTAATTTCCAATTCTATGTTCTTAAAATTAAATCAGTCTCGTCAAAGGGATAAAACACCAAAGCAACACAAAATAATAGGAAATTCATtgttgtttaacttttattttaagttcaggggcacatgtgaaggcttgttacataggtgaacTTGTGTTATGGGGCttcgttgtacagattatttcatcacccacgcATTAAGCCCAGCAGCAAATTGTTATCTTTTccgctcctctccctcctcccaccctccaccctccaagtagaccccagtgtctgttgttcccttctttgtgttcatgagttctcatcatttagctcccacttataagtggtaacatatgatatttgcttttctcttcctgtgttagtttgctaaggataatagcctccagccccatccacgttcccacaaaagacatgatttcgttctttgttatggctgcaaaaatttattttaactcaAGATTTCAATTGCATGGTGCAGACCATAAATTCAATCAGAGTAAGCTGCAACAATTACAAGGTATCTCTTTATCCCTGGACCTCAGATAGAACTTTTTCTTTCAAACTTTCCCAACTGCAGATTCTCTTTATTCTGGTGGACAGTGGTATGAAAGAAAATGGGAAGGTGATATCATTTTTCAAACTAAAGGAGTCTCAACTGCCAGCTTTGGCAATTTACCGGACTCTAGACGATGAGTGGGATACACTACCCAAAGCAGAAGTTTCTGTAGAGCATGTGCAAAACTTTTGTGATGGATTCCTGAGTGGGAAACTGTTGGTAAGTGTGAGACTGCAGGTAAAGCAAATTGTTTTCTGTCTATGTCCCTTGTATTTCCTGTTGAATAAGAATTCTTTGGGCTCAGAGAGGGAGGAGAGCAAAATATTGGTTAATGGATACCAAGTGCAGATAGATAGGAGGAATGTCTAGTGTTCTGTAGCACTACAGGTGGCTGTCATTAagaacaatgtattatatattttcaaatagctagaacagtagattttgaatgtttccaacacaaagaaatgataaatgtttgaagcaatggatatgctaattgtcctgatttgatcattacatgcTGTATACATGTATAgaaatatcactctgtaccccataaaAACGTtactatgtgtcaattaaaaacaaagataaaagcaaaaaaat
This genomic window contains:
- the ERP27 gene encoding endoplasmic reticulum resident protein 27 isoform X2; its protein translation is MEAAPSRFMFLLFLLICELAAEVAAEDGPGAAQEPAWLADVSAAMEFIAATEVAVIGFFQDLEIPAVPILRSMVQKFPGVSFGISTDSDVLTHYNITGNTICLFRLVDNEQLNLEDEDTESIDATKLSRFIEINSLHMVTEYNPATVIGLFNSVIQIHLLLIMNKASPEYEENMHRYQKAAKLFQGKILFILVDSGMKENGKVISFFKLKESQLPALAIYRTLDDEWDTLPKAEVSVEHVQNFCDGFLSGKLLKENRESERKTPKVEL
- the ERP27 gene encoding endoplasmic reticulum resident protein 27 isoform X1 — protein: MEAAPSRFMFLLFLLICELAAEVAAEGEKSSDGPGAAQEPAWLADVSAAMEFIAATEVAVIGFFQDLEIPAVPILRSMVQKFPGVSFGISTDSDVLTHYNITGNTICLFRLVDNEQLNLEDEDTESIDATKLSRFIEINSLHMVTEYNPATVIGLFNSVIQIHLLLIMNKASPEYEENMHRYQKAAKLFQGKILFILVDSGMKENGKVISFFKLKESQLPALAIYRTLDDEWDTLPKAEVSVEHVQNFCDGFLSGKLLKENRESERKTPKVEL
- the ERP27 gene encoding endoplasmic reticulum resident protein 27 isoform X3, with protein sequence MSPDCNDNDDDFGGCNSKALSMKERYQLEIQVDNEQLNLEDEDTESIDATKLSRFIEINSLHMVTEYNPATVIGLFNSVIQIHLLLIMNKASPEYEENMHRYQKAAKLFQGKILFILVDSGMKENGKVISFFKLKESQLPALAIYRTLDDEWDTLPKAEVSVEHVQNFCDGFLSGKLLKENRESERKTPKVEL